The Magnolia sinica isolate HGM2019 chromosome 9, MsV1, whole genome shotgun sequence genome contains a region encoding:
- the LOC131256950 gene encoding early nodulin-like protein 15 produces MASARALTSSLIFISFLLFSLSEAKDFLVGGKTNAWQIPSSPSDSLNQWAEANRFQIGDSLVWKFDGEKDSVLQVTREGYQSCNVSNPIAAHKGGNVVVKLDRSGPFYFISGAGGHCENGQKLIVVVISEVRGGGFFSISPAPSPMEFDGPAVAPTSSAHGLAVWRGGFVSSLVVLGSLVGMIL; encoded by the exons ATGGCTTCTGCAAGAGCTCTGACTTCCTCACTAATCttcatctcttttcttctcttcagcCTTTCAGAAGCTAAAGATTTCTTAGTTGGAGGCAAGACCAACGCATGGCAAATCCCATCTTCTCCCTCAGACTCACTAAATCAATGGGCCGAAGCTAACCGTTTCCAAATTGGCGATTCACTTG TTTGGAAATTTGATGGTGAGAAGGATTCAGTGCTGCAAGTGACTAGAGAGGGCTACCAGAGCTGCAATGTGTCAAATCCGATCGCCGCACACAAGGGTGGAAATGTGGTGGTGAAGCTTGACCGGTCTGGGCCGTTCTACTTCATCAGCGGAGCAGGAGGGCACTGTGAGAATGGCCAGAAGCTAATCGTCGTTGTCATCTCAGAGGTGAGGGGAGGCGGGTTTTTCAGCATCTCTCCTGCCCCTTCACCGATGGAGTTCGATGGGCCGGCAGTCGCTCCGACAAGCAGTGCTCATGGTTTGGCAGTTTGGAGGGGTGGTTTTGTGAGTAGTTTGGTTGTATTGGGGAGCTTGGTGGGGATGATTTTGTGA